A window from Candidatus Latescibacterota bacterium encodes these proteins:
- the rimI gene encoding ribosomal protein S18-alanine N-acetyltransferase: MRKPAPRLAEGFRARFRTWELQAEPYGPEHLPAVLALEDACFAAPWSEQLLREEAQPRSHAWNLVVRVDGAVRAFLFNWVVLDEMHLLNFAVDPPLQGRGIGGFLMDWMLAEAARNGYRRVSLEVRASNESAIALYTSRGFRRVFVRKGYYTDNDEDALIMVCDLEAPDAR; this comes from the coding sequence ATGCGCAAGCCCGCCCCGCGACTCGCCGAGGGCTTCCGCGCCCGCTTCCGCACCTGGGAGCTGCAGGCCGAGCCCTACGGCCCCGAGCACCTGCCCGCCGTGCTCGCGCTCGAGGACGCCTGCTTCGCCGCGCCCTGGAGCGAGCAGCTCCTGCGCGAGGAGGCCCAGCCGCGCAGCCACGCCTGGAACCTGGTCGTGCGCGTCGACGGCGCCGTGCGCGCCTTCCTGTTCAACTGGGTCGTGCTCGACGAGATGCACCTGCTCAACTTCGCCGTCGACCCGCCGCTGCAGGGCCGGGGCATCGGCGGCTTCCTCATGGACTGGATGCTGGCCGAGGCCGCGCGCAACGGCTACCGGCGCGTGAGCCTCGAGGTGCGCGCATCCAACGAATCGGCCATCGCGCTCTACACGTCGCGGGGCTTTCGCCGCGTCTTCGTCCGCAAGGGCTACTACACCGACAACGACGAGGACGCCCTGATCATGGTCTGCGACCTGGAGGCGCCGGATGCGCGCTGA
- a CDS encoding purine-nucleoside phosphorylase → MRAEFRLPSPLPPSLAAAMEALAPRWAALDIPAGTLGVILGSGLGPAAEAFPARWSRGFEELGLTQASVAGHAGRLLLADGPGAPLLFLQGRLHRYEGLDDARVLLPAAALASLGLAGILITNAAGGLDPAFAPGDFMLIDDILSLQLDDPLRGLALAGAPRRPPRRPLFTGTLAETLVAAAAEAGVTLHRGTLTCATGPSYETRAEVAMTRALGAQAASMSTYPESMLLAHLGHPAVAMSCITNAIPPADAADSAPLTHDEVVDVGRRAATDFGRLLAAWSRRVGT, encoded by the coding sequence ATGCGCGCTGAGTTCCGTCTGCCCTCGCCGCTGCCGCCGTCGCTCGCCGCCGCCATGGAGGCCCTGGCCCCGCGCTGGGCGGCGCTCGACATTCCCGCCGGCACCCTGGGCGTGATCCTCGGCAGCGGCCTGGGCCCGGCCGCCGAGGCCTTTCCCGCACGCTGGAGCCGCGGCTTCGAGGAGCTCGGCCTCACGCAGGCCAGCGTGGCCGGCCACGCCGGTCGCCTGCTGCTCGCCGACGGCCCCGGCGCGCCGCTGCTCTTCCTGCAGGGGCGTCTGCACCGCTACGAGGGCCTGGACGACGCGCGCGTCCTCCTGCCCGCCGCAGCGCTCGCGAGCCTGGGCCTGGCGGGGATCCTGATCACCAACGCCGCCGGCGGGCTGGATCCGGCCTTCGCGCCGGGCGACTTCATGCTCATCGACGACATCCTCAGCCTGCAGCTCGACGACCCCCTGCGCGGCCTCGCCCTCGCCGGGGCGCCGCGCCGCCCGCCGCGGCGGCCGCTGTTTACTGGTACGCTCGCGGAAACTCTGGTTGCCGCCGCCGCCGAGGCGGGGGTGACCCTCCACCGCGGCACGCTGACCTGCGCGACGGGGCCGTCCTACGAGACGCGCGCCGAGGTGGCCATGACCCGCGCGCTGGGCGCGCAGGCCGCGAGCATGTCCACCTATCCGGAGTCCATGCTGCTGGCCCACCTGGGGCATCCCGCCGTGGCCATGAGCTGCATCACCAACGCGATTCCGCCGGCGGACGCCGCGGACAGCGCCCCGCTGACCCACGACGAGGTGGTGGACGTGGGCCGCCGCGCCGCCACGGACTTCGGCCGCCTGCTGGCGGCCTGGTCGCGGCGCGTGGGGACGTAA
- the tsaB gene encoding tRNA (adenosine(37)-N6)-threonylcarbamoyltransferase complex dimerization subunit type 1 TsaB, with product MILAIDVSAHLGLVSLALADGRVLTRHADRPREHLEFLGRTLSALRAEAGLADWSALERVAVALGPGSFTGLRVGLATAKGLVFGRETPVATLDSLAVPRLAADPALAGERVVCRRARADEFWAAHFAAGCARPDEEALLTAEELDARWPGLARLGDAPGADPEPDAEAQLVALTRLARESETLVRGLELDRLQPRYLLAPAITPPREGA from the coding sequence ATGATCCTGGCCATCGACGTGAGCGCCCACCTCGGTCTCGTCAGCCTCGCGCTGGCGGACGGCCGCGTGCTCACGCGCCACGCCGACCGGCCGCGCGAGCACCTGGAGTTCCTGGGCCGCACGCTGTCGGCGCTGCGTGCCGAAGCGGGGCTGGCGGACTGGAGCGCGCTGGAGCGCGTGGCCGTCGCCCTGGGGCCCGGCAGCTTCACGGGCCTGCGCGTGGGGCTGGCCACGGCCAAGGGACTGGTCTTCGGGCGGGAGACGCCCGTCGCCACGCTCGACAGTCTGGCCGTGCCGCGCCTGGCGGCGGACCCGGCGCTGGCGGGGGAGCGGGTCGTCTGCCGCCGCGCCCGCGCGGACGAGTTCTGGGCCGCCCACTTCGCGGCGGGGTGCGCCCGGCCCGATGAGGAAGCGCTTCTCACCGCCGAAGAGCTGGATGCCCGCTGGCCGGGCCTCGCCCGCCTGGGCGACGCCCCCGGCGCCGACCCCGAGCCCGACGCCGAGGCCCAGCTCGTGGCGCTGACACGGCTCGCGCGGGAGAGCGAGACGCTCGTCCGCGGCCTCGAGCTGGATCGTCTCCAGCCGCGCTATCTGCTGGCTCCGGCGATCACGCCGCCGCGGGAGGGTGCCTGA
- a CDS encoding acetyl-CoA carboxylase carboxyltransferase subunit beta has translation MSWLQRDRKGLKTQVKQTRKEIPDGLWMKCPSCAEILFRQELEKNLWVCSKCQNHFRVGADVYLDFLLDEGTFRETHRGITSLDPLQFKVAGDRYVDKLRQAESKTQLEDAVVTGFGDVNAQPVTVAVMDFRFMGGSMGSVVGEKIGRAIRDSIETRRPLIIVSQSGGARMQESILSLMQMAKTSALLGKLRKRGVPFISILTHPTTGGVTASFAMLGDLILAEPRALIGFAGPRVIQQTINAELPEGFQTAEFLEQHGQVDRVVGRHELRRILSQSLRFFTVERRAGQRPVHRDEAEEASPGPRLLRRAGGGDVVHDDSA, from the coding sequence ATGTCCTGGCTGCAGCGCGACAGAAAGGGTCTCAAGACCCAGGTAAAGCAGACGCGCAAGGAGATACCGGACGGGCTGTGGATGAAGTGCCCCAGCTGCGCCGAGATTCTCTTCCGGCAAGAGCTCGAGAAGAACCTCTGGGTCTGCAGCAAGTGCCAGAACCACTTCCGGGTGGGCGCGGACGTCTACCTGGACTTCCTGCTGGACGAGGGCACCTTCCGCGAGACCCACCGCGGCATCACCAGCCTCGACCCGCTGCAGTTCAAGGTCGCCGGCGACCGCTACGTGGACAAGCTCCGCCAGGCCGAGAGCAAGACCCAGCTCGAGGACGCGGTGGTCACCGGCTTCGGCGACGTGAACGCCCAGCCCGTCACCGTCGCCGTCATGGACTTCCGCTTCATGGGCGGCTCCATGGGTTCGGTGGTGGGCGAGAAGATCGGCCGTGCGATCCGCGACAGCATCGAGACGCGCCGGCCGCTCATCATCGTCAGCCAGTCGGGCGGCGCGCGCATGCAGGAGTCCATCCTGTCGCTCATGCAGATGGCCAAGACCAGCGCGCTGCTGGGCAAGCTGCGCAAGCGCGGCGTGCCGTTCATCTCGATCCTGACGCACCCCACCACGGGCGGCGTGACGGCGTCCTTCGCCATGCTGGGCGATCTCATCCTGGCCGAGCCGCGCGCGCTGATCGGCTTCGCCGGGCCGCGCGTGATCCAGCAGACGATCAACGCCGAGCTGCCCGAGGGCTTCCAGACCGCCGAGTTCCTGGAGCAGCACGGCCAGGTGGACCGCGTGGTCGGGCGCCACGAGTTGCGTCGCATCCTGAGCCAGAGCCTCCGCTTCTTCACGGTGGAACGGCGCGCCGGGCAGCGCCCGGTGCATCGCGACGAGGCCGAAGAGGCCAGCCCCGGCCCGCGGCTCCTGCGGCGCGCTGGCGGCGGCG